The Musa acuminata AAA Group cultivar baxijiao chromosome BXJ1-3, Cavendish_Baxijiao_AAA, whole genome shotgun sequence genome window below encodes:
- the LOC103978471 gene encoding wax ester synthase/diacylglycerol acyltransferase 5-like, whose translation MDSAGGMELRRRPAGIRTGRGGIEEEEEEEESGGRRREGREKNIGEMMEEEEEEEPMSPAARLFHAPHFNCHIIAIMGSGKEIDIDVLKAGIRATLARHPRFCSIQVLDETEGKKARWVRTDVEVEKHLVIPDLHPNGGDTSAADRLLEDYVASLGRSTMDASRPMWEFHILNFPTSEAAAVAVFRVHHSLGDGASLMSLLLACFRKTSDPDALPSLPGPHRPPRSPPRALRPLALLRRLWVTLVLVWNTVVDVAYFVATSIFLKDTPTPFKGAEGTEFHPKRFVHRTISLHDVKAIKNAMHCTINDVLVGVTSASLSRYLSRKYGESGQQLPENIRMRSTLLVNMRPTPTIHALAAAMEEGNTSGDKWGNLLGYLLLPFPVALYKDPLDYVRKGKSMADRKKNSMEALFTYRSGAVVFKYCGFKAAAALSHRVLSNTTLSFSNIVGPIEEIEFYGHPMVYLAPTVCGHPHALTVTLMSYMNTMKVVLAVDELAIPDPHQLLDDFADSLELIKEALPRRT comes from the exons ATGGATTCGGCGGGGGGTATGGAGTTGAGGAGGAGACCGGCTGGGATAAGGACCGGAAGAGGTGggatagaggaggaggaggaggaggaggagagtggaggaagaagaagagaaggtagGGAGAAGAATATTGGTGAgatgatggaggaggaggaggaggaggagccaatgAGCCCGGCGGCGAGGCTCTTCCACGCGCCCCATTTCAATTGCCACATCATCGCTATCATGGGGAGCGGTAAGGAGATCGACATCGACGTGCTCAAGGCCGGCATCCGGGCGACGCTCGCCCGTCACCCCCGCTTCTGCAGCATTCAG GTTTTGGACGAGACGGAGGGGAAGAAGGCGAGGTGGGTGCGGACCGACGTGGAGGTAGAGAAGCACCTGGTGATCCCGGACCTGCACCCCAATGGCGGCGACACCTCCGCCGCGGACCGCCTCCTGGAGGACTACGTGGCCTCCCTTGGCCGGTCCACCATGGACGCCTCCCGCCCCATGTGGGAGTTCCACATCCTCAACTTCCCCACCTCCGAggccgccgccgtcgccgtctTCCGCGTTCACCACTCCCTCGGCGACGGCGCCTCCCTCATGTCCCTCCTCCTCGCCTGCTTCCGCAAGACGTCCGACCCCGACGCCCTCCCGTCCCTCCCCGGACCCCACCGGCCGCCGCGCTCCCCTCCGCGGGCTCTCCGCCCCCTCGCTCTCCTCCGCCGGCTCTGGGTCACTCTGGTGCTCGTGTGGAACACGGTCGTCGACGTCGCCTACTTCGTCGCCACTTCCATCTTCTTGAAGGACACCCCGACCCCGTTCAAGGGCGCAGAGGGCACCGAGTTCCACCCCAAGCGGTTCGTGCACCGCACCATCAGTCTGCACGACGTCAAGGCCATCAAGAACGCCATGCATTGC ACAATAAACGACGTCCTGGTCGGCGTGACATCCGCCAGTTTGTCTCGTTATCTCAGTAGAAAATATG GCGAGAGCGGCCAACAGTTGCCGGAAAATATCAGGATGCGATCGACCCTGCTCGTGAACATGCGGCCGACGCCGACGATCCAT GCACTGGCGGCGGCGATGGAGGAGGGGAACACGAGCGGAGACAAGTGGGGCAATCTGCTCGGCTATCTCCTTCTGCCATTTCCTGTAGCGCTGTACAAAGACCCGCTTGACTACGTTCGCAAGGGTAAGTCGATGGCTGATAGGAAGAAGAACTCCATGGAGGCACTCTTCACGTACCGCAGCGGTGCTGTCGTCTTCAAATACTGTGGCTTTAAG GCAGCAGCTGCTCTCTCTCATAGAGTGCTTTCAAACACCACATTGTCATTCTCAAATATTGTAGGGCCAATAGAAGAAATTGAATTCTATGGTCATCCAATGGTTTATCTTGCTCCTACTGTTTGTGGACACCCACAT GCACTCACAGTTACTCTTATGAGTTACATGAACACCATGAAAGTAGTTCTGGCAGTGGATGAATTGGCCATACCTGACCCTCACCAGCTCTTGGATGACTTTGCTGACAGCCTCGAGCTCATCAAGGAAGCACTTCCGAGAAGAACATAA